TCACTTGGTCGGGGCATCCAGGCGTACGCAGACACAGTCGAATACCGCCGTCTCGTCGAGGTGCTGAATACGATGCTCGCCAGGATCCAAGGGGCCTTCGAGACGCAAAGGCGGTTCGCTGCGGATGCGAGCCACGAGTTGAGGTCGCCACTCACCGCCATGCGCGGGGAACTCGAGCTCGCGTTGCGGCGCGATCGTGACTCCGAGGAATACGTGCGCGTGTTGGAAAGCACGCTCGAAGAGGTCCTCCGGCTCTCCACCATCACCGAGGACCTCCTCACGCTCGCTCGGTCGGACGCCGGTGCGATGCGACCTCGACTCGAGATCGCGGATGCTACGGAAGTAGTCTCGGGCGTCGTCGAGCGCCTGCGCGCCAAGGCTGACGAAAAAGAGATCGATCTCATCTTCACCGCCCAGCCTGGACTGACTGGGATGATCGACTCAGGGCTCCTTGGTCAGGCGGCGTGGAACTTCCTCGACAACGCACTGAAGTTCACACCACTGGGCGGGAACGTCGCCGTCGAGATGAGAGAGTCTGGCGCGTCTCTGATGCTCTCGGTCGAAGACAGCGGACCTGGTCTCGGCTCGGCGGACCCCAGCACCTTCTTCGAACGCTTCTACCGTGCGGATTCCGCGCGCACGCATGGTCCCGAGGGCGGTGGTACCGGTCTTGGCCTCGCGATCGTGAAGGCGGTAGCCGAAGCGCACGATGGCAGTGCGTCCGCTGAGAATCGCCTCCAAGGCGGTGCTCGTTTTGTTCTTTCCCTCCCTTCCACGCCGCCTGACCGGCGAGGAGATGACTCATGAAGACACGGCGGTGAGGATCGACGCAGCTCCTACGAGTGCGACGGCTCCGAACAGTCGAGTCAGGTGTCTTCGCATCATTTTTCCTCCTAGCAAGAACGCGCCGGACCGGAGTGGCCCGAAGCTTCGGTATTCATCAGTGGTCCATCGGTGACATGCGCACCAACAGTGCGGTAACGAGGAGCACGGCCTGAGCGACGAGCAGCTCGAAGGCCGCCGCTTTGCGCATCTGCTCGTTGCCCTGACGGGTCCCCAGTCGAGGTGTGAGCACCTTGTAGTTCAGCCCGCCCAACGCGAGCACGATCCCGACTAGCCCTAGCTTCAGCAGGAGTGTGCGTCCGTAGTTGGTCGAGAAGAGCGAGCCTATCGACGGCAGGTGGAGCCATGCCGCGAACGTTCCAGTCAGCGCGAGAGTGCCGACGCTGGCCATGGCCACGAGCGAAAAAACCGGCACGAGGGCTGGCAGTAGGGACGTCGCGTCCGGTGACTCTCGCCGCCACGTCCGATCCAGGTAGAAGACCACCGCCAATCCGCCCATCCAGCCGCCGGCTGCCCACACGTGCATCGCATCCGCGACTAGGGCGAGCGCCCTCAGATTCTCCTCCCCCGCCGCATGGCCCGTGAGGCCTGGGAACGCGCCCAGAGCGAACAGGATCGGAGTCGCCGCCCACCAACCTGCTTGTTTCCCGGCTCTCGCGGCGAAAAGTGCAATGACGGACAGGACCGAGCCTGCGGTCGCCCACATCCAAACACGTCCCCAAGCTGTGGCACCCAGCAGTAGCCGGGCGTCCTCGGTCCAGGGCGCAAAAGGATCTCTGAAGTCCTGAAGCTGCCGGACGAAGTAGAGGCCCATCGCGAGCGGGAGCAGAAGCGCGGCAGCAGACGCGAGCTGCGCCGTGTTGAGCCTGAGCCATTCGGGGGAGGGGTCCTCCCCCGAATGGACTCTGGGCAAAATGACCCAGCGCGCCAGAGTTGCTCCGGTCGTGAGGGCGAGCCCCGCGAACAGGACCCACCCCGTAAGCGCGCTGAAGGCTCCAGCCACTGTTTACTGGCCGGTCACCGTGAACGCGAAGGTCTCACGCACCACGTGCCCGTCGGCGCCCATGCCTCTCCATGCGACGGAGTAGCTCCCAGCCGGAAGGGCACCGTGCGTAGCGACGGAGAACACACGCTCGTCTTCGGCGTCCTGCTGGATGTCCATGGTGTGGATGGGCTCTTCGTCGGCATCGAGAAGCCTGATGGACGTCGTGCCTTCCGAGGGTGCTTCGGTGAACCACAGGCGGATCTCGGTGACGTTCTCTGCGCTCGCGTCGGCAACCGGCGCCGACTTGCTGAGCGCGAAGTGGATCTCGCTCTCGGAAACGGGACTCGTAGCGGCAGCGAGCCCGCCTACCAGGAGTGCTGTTGTCAGCAGGCCTTTGAATGTCTTCTTCATGTTGTCGATTCCTCGGATTGGTATGCCGGTGACCCGGCGGGCTAATAGATCAATCGTAGTCCTGCGCCTATTCGGAGGCCGTTCAACTCGATGCCTCCGGGCACGGGTGTCCTGAGGTCCTTCTCCCTGACCCAAGTGAGATCCACGTAGGGCGCGAATTTGCGGCGAATTTCGTAGCGAGTACGCAGGCCCAGTCCCAACGAAGCGATGCCGGCGGCCAGGTCCAATTCGTCGTCTGCAGTGAGCAACCAGTCGACCTCGCCTTCGAGTGTGAGCACGAGGCGCTGTGTCAGATAGAGATCGTTTTCAGCGTCCAGCCGGAGGCTCGGCTTGCCGCTGTCGCTCACGAACCCGAAGAGGCCGACCTCGAACCAGTAAGGAGCAAGGCCCATGAGCCCGACCGTCAGATACCCCTGGGATGTGGGCTTAAAATCGTGACGGTATCCTACGACGATGTCCCAAAAACGGCGGGCATAGTGGCCATAGAGGAGCATTGTCTCGAATTCGTCGAGTTCGCTCTCCGCGCCCTCGCCTGATGTGCTCCACCAGAGCCGGTCGAAGTCCGTCCCGATCCAGCCAGACGCATTCCACCGACCTACGGTTGATCCTGCGGAAGATGCGGCATCCACGTCCAGCATCGAGTGGTGGAAAATCGCGTTGCCCATTTCCTGCGCGGAGACGTGCTCCGGTGCGGTCAGGAATGATGCGACCATAAAGGCGCACAGAAACCCGGCCGCCACGCATCCACGCCTCATGACGGGTCCTCTGCGTTCTGGGCAGCGACTTCGACCCGGACGAACATTCCGGTCATCATGTGATAGAGCAGGTGGCAGTGAAAAGCCCACGCGCCCGGTTCGTCGAAGGTCAGGTGCGCCTCAACGGTTTCATTCGGCGGCACGCTGATGGTGTGCTTTCGAGGCGCGAAGGCTGCGGGGCTGCCGTTCTGAAGCTCCATAAACACACCATGAAGATGCATGGGGTGCTCCATCATCGTCTCGTTCGTCATGATGAGCCGGACGCGCTCCCCCACCGTCAAACGAATGGGGTCCGACTGAGACAGCTTCTTGTCGTTGAGCGTCCAGAAATATCGCTCCATGTCGCCTGTAAGTCTGAGCACGACGTCTCGCGTGGGCTCACGTACATCCCGGTTCGGTTCGAACGCGACCAGGTCCGAGTAAGCCAGCTTTTTGAGGTCCCCTTCCATGGTGTGACCCATGGCGGCGTGATCCATCTCAGACATGTCCCCGCTCATGTCCATGCCGGGCATATCCATGCCGGGCATGGACATCTCGGACATGTCCATGCCGGGCATCATCGCCATGGTGCGTAGCGGGCGCTCGTCCAAGGCGGGCACTTCTGCTTCGCCACCTTCAGCTTCGGCCAGGGTGCCGCGCGCAAAGCCTGAACGATCCATCGATTGGGCGAAGATCGTGTACGCAGTTCCTGTCTCAGGCCGGACGATGACGTCGTAGGTCTCGGCAACGGCAATGCGGAATTCATCCACTCGCACGGGCTCGAC
The genomic region above belongs to Longimicrobiales bacterium and contains:
- a CDS encoding ATP-binding protein, which translates into the protein MTRSFRFQLAVRASVAAVVGLVALSVVSLITLRALLDQELNSSILNVASIQAASLADGPDGAMHFHEWDLTADEAASVRDLIRYAQVWDADGRSLLRSQYMNSDLSPDAGALAVASAGELVWAAQDFEGSPVRTLFYPLERLGAQHEAHVLQIAAPLSGRDDMLARAGAFLAALTALLGAATFAGSWWLASSAVRPIHEVIDQAEEIEARSLGRGIQAYADTVEYRRLVEVLNTMLARIQGAFETQRRFAADASHELRSPLTAMRGELELALRRDRDSEEYVRVLESTLEEVLRLSTITEDLLTLARSDAGAMRPRLEIADATEVVSGVVERLRAKADEKEIDLIFTAQPGLTGMIDSGLLGQAAWNFLDNALKFTPLGGNVAVEMRESGASLMLSVEDSGPGLGSADPSTFFERFYRADSARTHGPEGGGTGLGLAIVKAVAEAHDGSASAENRLQGGARFVLSLPSTPPDRRGDDS
- a CDS encoding CopD family protein, whose amino-acid sequence is MAGAFSALTGWVLFAGLALTTGATLARWVILPRVHSGEDPSPEWLRLNTAQLASAAALLLPLAMGLYFVRQLQDFRDPFAPWTEDARLLLGATAWGRVWMWATAGSVLSVIALFAARAGKQAGWWAATPILFALGAFPGLTGHAAGEENLRALALVADAMHVWAAGGWMGGLAVVFYLDRTWRRESPDATSLLPALVPVFSLVAMASVGTLALTGTFAAWLHLPSIGSLFSTNYGRTLLLKLGLVGIVLALGGLNYKVLTPRLGTRQGNEQMRKAAAFELLVAQAVLLVTALLVRMSPMDH
- a CDS encoding copper resistance protein CopC; the encoded protein is MKKTFKGLLTTALLVGGLAAATSPVSESEIHFALSKSAPVADASAENVTEIRLWFTEAPSEGTTSIRLLDADEEPIHTMDIQQDAEDERVFSVATHGALPAGSYSVAWRGMGADGHVVRETFAFTVTGQ
- a CDS encoding copper resistance protein B gives rise to the protein MRRGCVAAGFLCAFMVASFLTAPEHVSAQEMGNAIFHHSMLDVDAASSAGSTVGRWNASGWIGTDFDRLWWSTSGEGAESELDEFETMLLYGHYARRFWDIVVGYRHDFKPTSQGYLTVGLMGLAPYWFEVGLFGFVSDSGKPSLRLDAENDLYLTQRLVLTLEGEVDWLLTADDELDLAAGIASLGLGLRTRYEIRRKFAPYVDLTWVREKDLRTPVPGGIELNGLRIGAGLRLIY